Proteins from one Gallus gallus isolate bGalGal1 chromosome 15, bGalGal1.mat.broiler.GRCg7b, whole genome shotgun sequence genomic window:
- the GPN3 gene encoding GPN-loop GTPase 3: MPRYAQLVMGPAGSGKSTYCSTMLQHCEALGRAVQVVNLDPAAEFFSYPVMADIRELIEVDDVMEDDSLRFGPNGGLVFCMEYFANNFNWLEESLGHVEDDYILFDCPGQIELYTHLPVMKQLVEQLQQWEFRVCGVFLVDSQFMVESFKFISGILAALSAMISLEIPQINIMTKMDLLSKKAKKEIEKYLDPDMYSMIEDSTNILKSKMFKKLTKSICGLIDDYGMVRFLPFDRSDEESINIVLQHIDTTIQYGEDLEFKEPKEYEEDKSALVDEYFQDHVNE; the protein is encoded by the exons ATGCCGCGCTACGCGCAGCTGGTGATGGGCCCGGCGGGCAGCGGCAAG AGCACGTACTGCTCCAccatgctgcagcactgcgAGGCGCTGGGCCGCGCCGTGCAGGTGGTTAACCTGGACCCGGCCGCTGAGTTCTTCAGCTATCCCGTCATGGCAG ATATACGGGAGCTCATAGAGGTGGATGATGTTATGGAAGATGATTCCTTACGGTTCGGTCCCAATGGCGGCCTGGTGTTCTGCATGGAGTACTTTGCCAACAACTTCAACTGGCTGGAGGAGAGCCTGGGGCACGTGGAGGATGATTATATACTGTTTGACTGCCCAG GTCAGATTGAACTCTATACACATTTGCCAGTGATGAAACAGCTGGTGGAACAGCTTCAGCAGTGGGAATTCCGTGTCTGTGGAGTGTTTCTTGTCGATTCTCAGTTCATGGTGGAATCTTTTAAG TTTATATCTGGAATTCTGGCAGCACTCAGTGCAATGATCTCTTTAGAGATTCCACAGATTAACATCATGACTAAAATGGATTTGCTGAGCAAGAAAGCtaagaaggaaatagaaaa GTACTTAGATCCAGATATGTATTCTATGATTGAAGATTCTACTAATAtattgaaaagcaaaatgtttaaaaaactGACTAAGTCCATATGTGGATTG ATTGATGACTATGGTATGGTTCGATTTCTACCTTTTGATCGCTCCGATGAGGAAAGTATAAACATAGTTCTGCAGCACATAGACACTACCATCCAGTATGGAGAAGATCTTGAATTTAAAGAACCGAAG GAATATGAAGAAGATAAATCTGCACTTGTGGATGAGTATTTTCAAGATCATGTGAATGAGTAA
- the ARPC3 gene encoding actin-related protein 2/3 complex subunit 3 gives MPAYHSTLMDSDTKLVGNMALLPIRSQFKGPAPRETKDTDIIDEAIYYFKANVFFKNYEIKNEADRTLIYITLYISECLKKLQKCNSKGQGEKEMYTLGITNFPIPGEPGFPLNAIYAKPTNKQEEEVMRAYLQQLRQETGLRLCEKVFDPQSDKPSKWWICFVKRQFMNKSLSGPGQ, from the exons ATGCCG GCTTACCATTCAACTTTAATGGACTCAGATACCAAGCTAGTGGGTAACATGGCACTGTTACCCATCAGAAGCCAGTTCAAAGGCCCAGCACCTCGAGAAA ctAAAGATACAGATATTATAGATGAAGCCATCTACTACTTCAAAGctaatgttttcttcaaaaattatgaaattaag AATGAGGCTGACAGAACACTGATCTACATAACTCTCTACATTTCTGAGTGCTTGAAAAAACTGCAAAAG TGTAACTCCAAAGGccaaggagagaaagagatgtACACACTAGGAATCACTAATTTCCCAATCCCTGGGGAGCCTGGTTTTCCCCTTAATGCCATTTATGCCAAACCTACcaacaagcaggaggaag AGGTGATGAGAGCATActtgcagcagctcaggcaaGAAACTGGTCTTCGACTTTGTGAAAAAGTATTTGATCCTCAGAGTGACAAGCCTAGTAAG TGGTGGATCTGCTTTGTGAAGAGACAGTtcatgaacaagagcctgtcTGGACCTGGGCAGTGA
- the ANAPC7 gene encoding anaphase-promoting complex subunit 7 isoform X2 — MAECYTMLKQDKDAIAILDGIPSRQRTPKINMMLANLYKKAGQERSSVTSYKEVLRQCPLALDAILGLLSLSVKGAEVASMTINIIQSIPNLDWLSVWIKAYAFVHTGDNTRAINTICSLEKKSLLRDNVDLLGSLADLYFRAGDNKNSILKFEQAQMLDPYLIKGMDVYGYLLAREGRLEDVENLGCRLFNISDQHAEPWVVSGCHSFYSKRYSRALYLGAKAIQLNSNSVQALLLKGAALRNMGRVQEAIIHFREAIRLAPCRLDCYEGLIECYLASNSIREAMVMANNVYKTLGANAQTLTLLATVCLEDPVTQEKAKTLLDKALTQRPDYIKAVVKKAELLSREQKYEDGIALLRNALANQSDCVLHRILGDFLVAVNEYQEAMDQYSIALSLDPNDQKSLEGMQKMEKEESPTDATQEEDVDDMEGSGEEGDLEGSDSEAAQWADQEQWFGMQ, encoded by the exons atggcTGAATGTTACACGATGCTGAAGCAAGATAAAGATGCCATTGCCATTCTGGATGGGATTCCTTCCAGACAGAGAACCCCAAAG ATCAATATGATGCTGGCAAATCTATACAAGAAAGCAGGTCAAGAACGCTCATCTGTTACGAGCTACAAGGAAGTACTGAGGCAGTGCCCATTAGCACTTGATGCCATACTAG GTTTGCTCTCGCTGTCGGTGAAAGGTGCAGAAGTGGCCTCCATGACGATAAATATCATTCAGAGCATTCCGAACTTGGACTGGCTTTCAGTGTGGATCAAGGCATATGCTTTTGTGCATACTGGAGATAACACTAGAGCGATCAATACTATTTG CTCTTTAGAGAAAAAGTCATTGCTGAGGGATAATGTAGATCTACTGGGGAGCTTAGCAGACCTGTATTTCAGAGCTGGAGATAATAAAAActctattttaaaatttgaacaAGCTCAAATGCTGGATCCTTACCTAATAAAAG GAATGGATGTGTATGGATATTTGTTGGCACGAGAAGGTCGACTGGAGGATGTAGAAAACTTAGGCTGCCGTCTCTTCAATATTTCAGATCAACATGCAGAGCCCTGGGTGGTGTCTGG GTGTCATAGTTTTTATAGTAAACGATACTCCCGTGCCTTATATTTAGGAGCCAAAGCTATCCAGCTTAATAGCAACAGTGTTCAGGCTCTGTTGCTGAAGGGAGCTGCCCTTAGGAATATGGGTCGAGTACAGGAAGCAATCATACACTTCCGTGAAGCGATACGTCTTGCGCCTTGCAGGTTGGATTGCTATGAGG GTCTCATTGAATGTTACTTAGCATCTAACAGTATCCGGGAAGCTATGGTTATGGCAAATAATGTGTATAAAACTCTGGGAGCAAATGCACAGACACTCACTCTGTTAGCAACAGTCTGCCTTGAAGACCCAGTGAcacaggagaaagcaaaaacattaCTGGACAAAGCACTGACACAAAGACCTGATTACATTAAAGCTGTGgtaaagaaagcagaacttcTTA GTAGAGAGCAGAAGTATGAAGATGGAATTGCTTTGCTAAGGAACGCACTGGCTAACCAGAGCGACTGTGTTCTGCATCGAATACTGGGAGACTTCCTTGTAGCTGTCAACGAGTACCAGGAAGCAATGGATCAGTACAGTATTGCCCTGAG CTTGGATCCAAATGATCAGAAGTCACTAGAAGGAatgcagaaaatggaaaaagaggaaagtcCAACAGATGCAACCCAGGAAGAAGATGTGGATGATATGGAGGGAAGTGGAGAAGAGGGGGACTTGGAAGGCAGTGACAGTGAGGCAGCCCAATGGGCAGATCAAGAGCAGTGGTTTGGCATGCAGTGA
- the ANAPC7 gene encoding anaphase-promoting complex subunit 7 isoform X1, with protein MSVVEHVREMASAGLHSNVRLLSGLLLTMSGNNPELFSPSQKYQLLVYHADSLFHDKEYRNAVSKYTMALQQKKALSKTSKVRPSTGNAASAPQSQCLPSEIEVKYKMAECYTMLKQDKDAIAILDGIPSRQRTPKINMMLANLYKKAGQERSSVTSYKEVLRQCPLALDAILGLLSLSVKGAEVASMTINIIQSIPNLDWLSVWIKAYAFVHTGDNTRAINTICSLEKKSLLRDNVDLLGSLADLYFRAGDNKNSILKFEQAQMLDPYLIKGMDVYGYLLAREGRLEDVENLGCRLFNISDQHAEPWVVSGCHSFYSKRYSRALYLGAKAIQLNSNSVQALLLKGAALRNMGRVQEAIIHFREAIRLAPCRLDCYEGLIECYLASNSIREAMVMANNVYKTLGANAQTLTLLATVCLEDPVTQEKAKTLLDKALTQRPDYIKAVVKKAELLSREQKYEDGIALLRNALANQSDCVLHRILGDFLVAVNEYQEAMDQYSIALSLDPNDQKSLEGMQKMEKEESPTDATQEEDVDDMEGSGEEGDLEGSDSEAAQWADQEQWFGMQ; from the exons ATGAGCGTGGTGGAGCACGTACGGGAGATGGCCTCCGCCGGCCTCCACTCGAACGTGCGGCTCCTCAGCGGGCTTCTCCTAACGATGAGCGGCAACAACCC GGAGCTGTTTTCACCATCTCAGAAGTACCAGCTTCTGGTATACCACGCAGACTCTCTTTTCCACGATAAAGAATATAGAAATGCTGTAAGCAAGTATACAATGGCtttgcagcagaagaaagcattaAGTAAAACCTCAAAAGTGAGGCCTTCTACTGGGAACGCTGCATCAGCTCCCCAGAGCCAG tgtttaccATCTGAAAttgaagtaaaatataaaatggcTGAATGTTACACGATGCTGAAGCAAGATAAAGATGCCATTGCCATTCTGGATGGGATTCCTTCCAGACAGAGAACCCCAAAG ATCAATATGATGCTGGCAAATCTATACAAGAAAGCAGGTCAAGAACGCTCATCTGTTACGAGCTACAAGGAAGTACTGAGGCAGTGCCCATTAGCACTTGATGCCATACTAG GTTTGCTCTCGCTGTCGGTGAAAGGTGCAGAAGTGGCCTCCATGACGATAAATATCATTCAGAGCATTCCGAACTTGGACTGGCTTTCAGTGTGGATCAAGGCATATGCTTTTGTGCATACTGGAGATAACACTAGAGCGATCAATACTATTTG CTCTTTAGAGAAAAAGTCATTGCTGAGGGATAATGTAGATCTACTGGGGAGCTTAGCAGACCTGTATTTCAGAGCTGGAGATAATAAAAActctattttaaaatttgaacaAGCTCAAATGCTGGATCCTTACCTAATAAAAG GAATGGATGTGTATGGATATTTGTTGGCACGAGAAGGTCGACTGGAGGATGTAGAAAACTTAGGCTGCCGTCTCTTCAATATTTCAGATCAACATGCAGAGCCCTGGGTGGTGTCTGG GTGTCATAGTTTTTATAGTAAACGATACTCCCGTGCCTTATATTTAGGAGCCAAAGCTATCCAGCTTAATAGCAACAGTGTTCAGGCTCTGTTGCTGAAGGGAGCTGCCCTTAGGAATATGGGTCGAGTACAGGAAGCAATCATACACTTCCGTGAAGCGATACGTCTTGCGCCTTGCAGGTTGGATTGCTATGAGG GTCTCATTGAATGTTACTTAGCATCTAACAGTATCCGGGAAGCTATGGTTATGGCAAATAATGTGTATAAAACTCTGGGAGCAAATGCACAGACACTCACTCTGTTAGCAACAGTCTGCCTTGAAGACCCAGTGAcacaggagaaagcaaaaacattaCTGGACAAAGCACTGACACAAAGACCTGATTACATTAAAGCTGTGgtaaagaaagcagaacttcTTA GTAGAGAGCAGAAGTATGAAGATGGAATTGCTTTGCTAAGGAACGCACTGGCTAACCAGAGCGACTGTGTTCTGCATCGAATACTGGGAGACTTCCTTGTAGCTGTCAACGAGTACCAGGAAGCAATGGATCAGTACAGTATTGCCCTGAG CTTGGATCCAAATGATCAGAAGTCACTAGAAGGAatgcagaaaatggaaaaagaggaaagtcCAACAGATGCAACCCAGGAAGAAGATGTGGATGATATGGAGGGAAGTGGAGAAGAGGGGGACTTGGAAGGCAGTGACAGTGAGGCAGCCCAATGGGCAGATCAAGAGCAGTGGTTTGGCATGCAGTGA